The genomic stretch AGCTGGCGTCGGCCTACGTCTCGGTGAAGCGGCTCGCGGAGGCGGCGGAGCTCGCCACCGCGCTCGCCGCCGAAGGCGGGGACAACCCGGTCCCCTTCCTGCTCGCGGCCGAGGTCGCGGGAATGCGCGGCGACGATGCCGGCGCCGCCGAGGCTTGGGGGCTCGCGCTCGAGAGGTACGCGGCGCGCGGCCCGCAGGCCGCGGATCGGCGGGACGAGTGCCGCCTGCGCCGGGCCGCCGCGCTTCGCGCGATCGAACGGTACGACGAGGCGGAGCGCACGCTCGCGGAGCTCGAAGCCCCCGACACGCCCGACGCGATCGAGGCGAGAGCGCAGCTCGCGCTCGATCGGGGCGATGACGCCGCGGCCGCGCCGCTGGCGGCGTCCCTGCGGGCGAAGGGGGAGGCGGCGACCGCGGCGGCGATCGAGGCCCGCTCGCTCGCCCGCGCCAAGGACGTCGCGGGCGCGACGGCGCGTTGGCGCGAGGTGATCGCCGCCTACGGGAACCGCGCCCGCGCGCAGGCGGCGTTCGCGCTGCGCGAGGCTGGGTTCGCGAAGGAGGGAGAGGCGCTCCTGCGCGAGTGGACGTTGGCCGCCCCGGAAGACGCGGAGGCGCGATTCCGGCTCGGCTCGTTCCTCGAGCGGGAGGGGCGTTTCACCGCGGCGGAATCGGAGCTTCGCGAGGCGATCCGCCTCGCCCCGACCGACCCCGAGGCGTTGAATTACCTGGGCTACAGCCTGATCGACCGCAACGAGCGCGTGGAGGAGGGGCTTGCGCTCGTGCGCCGCGCCCTCGCGGTCGATCCCCACAACGGCGGATTCCTCGACTCGCTCGGCTGGGGCTTGTTCCGCCTCGGGCGCGCCGCGGAGGCGCGCGAGCCGATGGAGCGGGCGGCCGCGGAGTTTCCGTTCGACGCGACCGTGCTCGACCACCTCGGCGACGTCTACCGCAAGCTCGGCGAGGTCGGAAAGGCCCGCGACGCGTGGAAGCGCGCCCTCGAGTCGCGCCCCGACGACCCCGCTCCCATCCGCAAGAAACTCGACAGCGTGCGCGTGCCGGGAGCGCATTGAGGGCGGGCCGCGTCGCGCTCGCCGCGCTCGCCGCCTCGCTGGTGTCGGCGTGCGCCCCGCGGTCGGGCGCTCCCTCCGTGCGACCGGACGCTCCCGACGCCGTGGGCCTCTACCGGGCCGCGGCGACGGAGACGGGGGGCCGCACGTCGCGTTTCCGGCTGTGGGTCCACGCCGCGCGTCCGGACCGGCTGCACCTCGAGGTGCTCCCTCCGGTCGGGGGGACCGCCTTCATCCTCGATGCCGGAGGGGATGCGGTCGCCGCCTCGTGGGTGGAGGATCGCGTGGCCCTGACCGGCCCCGCCGACGCCGCGTCGATGGGGCGGCTGATCGGGATCCCGATCGACGCCCGCGGATGGGTGTCGACGATCCTCGACGGGGCCGGGGCGGATGGGGTGACGATCGAGCGGCGGGGCGAGCCCGGCTCCCTTCCCGTCTCGCTCACCCTGCGGCGCGAGGGGCTCGAGGTCCGGCTCGAGCGTCGCGAGGTCCGCCGCGCCGCGGGAGAGGTGGGGAACGGCCTCCCGCCCGCGGGATTCGCGGTGCACCCGATCTCGGCGATGGAGGGGCCGTCCCTGCTGGATTCCCTTCTCGCCTCCCCCCCGGAAGGGGAGCGCTGATGCGCGTGGGATGCCCGGCGAAGGTCAACCTCCATCTCGAGGTGCTCGGCCGGAGATCGGACGGATTCCACGAGTTGCGCACGCTCCTCCAGACGATCGACCTCTGGGATTTCCTCGACGCCGAGCCGGACACCGACCTGTCGATGACCTGCGACGACCCCGCGCTCCCGTGCGACGACTCGAACCTCGTGCTTCGCGCCGCCCGGCGGCTCCGGGAACGGCTCGGCCCGGGACCCGGCGCCCGGCTCCGTTTGCGGAAGGGGATCCCGGCGGGGGGAGGGCTCGGCGGGGGAAGCTCGGACGCCGCGGGAGCCCTGCTGTTGCTCGATCGCCTTTGGGAGGGCGGGCTGCCGCGCGAGGCGCTGGCCGAGCTCGCCGCCGGGGTTGGATCCGACTGCCCCTTCTTCCTCTGGGGGGGGACGGCGATCGGCACCGGGCGGGGCGAGCGGATCGAGCCTCTCACCCCGGGACCGACCCGCGACCTCGTCCTGGGCTTTCCCCCGTACGGGATCCCGACGGCGGAGGTCTACCGGCGCTTCGCGGCGTTGACACCCCCCGCGGGTGGTGTTACGGTGCCGGCTCTTTTGACTAAGTGCTCTCCGGTGAAAGACTTCGGAGCCGCGCGCAACGATCTGGAACGCGCGGTGCTCGAGGGCTGGCCGGAGTTGGGGGCGTTTCGCGCGCGCTTGCTCGTCGAAGGCGCGCGACTCGCTCTGGTCAGCGGCAGCGGCTCGACGGTGTTCGGCCTCTTCGACGACGCGTCCGCGGCGATTCGCGCGGCCGCGAACGCCGCGGGGGCCTTCCCGTCGTGGCGGGTCGGAACGTCGCGAACGGTCGCTCGGGGCGTGGGCTTCGAGCCGGAGTCGTCTTAAGCCTGGGGGGGCGACGGATGACGGTGACGGACGTGAAGGTGTTCCCGGTCGCGGAAGACAAGCTCAAGGCGTTCGCGTCGGTCGTCTTCGACGACTGCTTCGTCGTCAGCGACATCAAGATCATCCAGGGCGTGCACGGCCTGTTCGTGTCGATGCCGAGCAAGCGACGGAAGAACGGGACGTTCCGCGACATCGCCCACCCGCTCAACACCGACACCCGCAAGATGATCGAGGAGCGCATCATCGAGAAATACCGCGAGAGCGTCGCGACGGGGGTGCCCGCCGGGGCCGACGACGTCGCGTTGCGCCCGCTCGACTGGGAGGCCTGAGCGCCCCTCCCGGGGCCGGTCGTTCGCCATGATGAAGAGCGAGCTCAAGATCTTCTCGGGGAACGGGAACCCCAGGCTCGCTCAGGCGATCTGCGACTACCTGCGCCTGCCGCTCGGCCAGATCCGGCTGACCCGTTTCAGCGACGGCGAGATCTACTGCCAGCTCCTCGAGAACGTGCGCGGCACGGACGTGTTCGTCGTGCAGCCGACCTGCCATCCGGTCAACGAGAACCTGATGGAGATGCTGATCACCGCCGACGCGCTCAAGCGATCCTCCGCGGCGCGGGTCACGGCGGTGATCCCGTACTACGGGTACGCGAGGCAGGACCGCAAGGACAAGCCTCGCGTACCGATCTCCGCGAAGTTGTGCGCCGACCTGCTCACCGCGGCCGGGGTGCAGCGGATCCTCGCGGTCGACCTGCACGCCCCCGCGATCCAGGGGTTCTTCGACGTGCCGGTCGACCACCTGCTCGCGGCCCCGGTCCTTCTCGAGTGGATCGAGCGCCAGGGGCTCGACGATCTCGTCATCGTCTCCCCCGACGCCGGCGGCGTGGAGCGGGCGCGTTTCTTCGCGAAGAAGCTCGGCGCGGGGCTCGTCATCATCGACAAGCGGCGCGTCGAGGCCAACGTCGCCGAGACGATGAACGTGATCGGCGAGCCGGAGGGGAAGAACTGCGTCATCGTCGACGACCTCGTCGACACCGCGGGGACCCTCGTCGGCACCGTGAAGGCGCTCAAGGACAAGGGAGCGTCCCGCATCTTCGCCTGCTTCAGCCACGCCGTCCTGTCGGGACCGGCGATGGAGCGCCTCGCCGCCTCGGATCTCGAGCGGGTCGTCGTCACCGACACGATCCCGCTCCCCGAGGACAAGGCGCGCGATCCCAAGCTCCAGGTACTCTCCGTCGCGAGCCTCCTCGGGGAGGCGATCGCGCGCATCCACAGCAACTCGTCCGTCAGCTCGTTGTTCGTCTGAACGGTTTCGGAAAGGAACGCGTCGCCATGATCCAGAACATCGTCGTCCAGGTCGAAGAGCGGAAGTCCGGCGGCTCGAACGCCGCGGGACGCATCCGCCGCGAGGGCAAGGTCCCCGGCATCGTCTACGGTCTCGGCCTCGATCCGTTCCCCGTCGCGGTGGATTCCCGTCGCGTGGAGGAGATCCTGCACCTCGAGACGGGCCGCAACACGATCTTCACCCTCCAGCTCGCGGGGCAGGACCGCTCGCGCGCCGTGATGATCCGCGCGCTCCAGCGCGACCCGGTCACCGACCGGATGATCCACGTGGACTTCGTCCGCGTCGATCTCGAGAAGAAGATCCGCGTCCAGGTGCCGATCCGCGCGGTCGGCATCGCGGAGGGGGTCAAGAACGAGGGCGGCCTGCTCGAGTACGTGCACCGCACCGTCGAGGTCGAGTGCCTCCCGGGCTCGATCCCGGAGGCCCTCGAGGTCGACGTCACGGCGCTGCACCTCAACCAGAACGTCTCCGTCGCCGACCTGAAGCTCGCCGAGGGCGTCGAGGTGCTCGACGACCCGGAGACGATCCTCGTGGTCGTGGCGGCGCCTCGCGAGGAGGAGGTCGCCCCCGTGGAGGCCGCGGCGGCGACGACCGCCGAGCCCGAGGTCATCAAGAAGGGCAAGGAAGCCACGGAAGAGGGCGAGAAGAAGGGCGAGAAGAAGTAGCCGCCTGATCCGTGAAGATCGTCGTCGGTCTCGGAAACCCCGGGGACAAGTACCGGGCCACGCGTCACAACGTGGGGTTCCGCGCGGTGGATCTCCTCGCGGAGCGCCACGGCGGCACCTTCGAGGCGAAAGGCGATCTCGGGGACAAGGCCTGGACGGCCCGGGTCACCCTCGCGGGCGCCCCGGTCGTCCTGGCCAAGCCCCGGACCTTCATGAACCGTTCCGGCTCCGCCGTCCTCGCCCTGCTGCGCAAGTACCCCGTGGAGCCGAAGACCGACCTCATCGTCGTGTTCGACGACGCGGACCTCGAGCTCGGCAAGGTCCGCGTCCGCCCCGAGGGGGGACACGGCGGCCAGAACGGCATGCGGTCGATCCTCGAGGTGATCGGAACCCGGGAGTTCCTGCGGGTCAAGCTCGGGATCAAGGGGGTTTCCCGCCTCGAATCCGACCTCGCCGACTACGTCCTCGGTCCGTTCGACCCCGAGGAACGTCCGGTCGTCGAGAACATGATCGTCGCGGGTGCCGACGCCGTGGAGGCCCTGGTGGCGTCCGCGCCGGGCTTTTGCTAAGGTTCGCCGGTCCGAACAACCGAATTGGGGCCGCTCGACGGCCCCGCACCCCTTGCCACCGGCTGGTCCGGTGGCGATGACGCCATGAGGAGGTGCCCGCCTTGCGATCGTACGAGACGATATTCATCACCCTTCCCACCCTGACCGACGACGAGGAGAAATCCGTCGTCGACCACCTCGCGCAGGTGGTCGTCGATTCGGGCGGCTCGCTCGCGATCCGCGATCGGATGGGCCGGCGACGCCTGGCCTACCCGATCTCCAAACACGAGGACGGGGTCTACACGCGCTTCATCTACGACGCCGAGCCCGCGGTCCCCAAAGAGCTCGACCGGCGCCTGCGCATCAGCGACAAGGTGCTCCGGCACATGACGATCTTCATGGAGCCGGAGTGGGCGCAGTTCTCGAAGGAGCAGCACGAGCGCGACCTCGTGGCGCGCGCCGAGGCCGAGGCCGCCCGCGCGGCGGGGATCGTGCCCGCCGAGCCGACGGGGGACCTGGACGAGGAGAACGTCCGCGGCCGTCGCGACGACGCCGGGGATGACGGCGACGACGAGGAGTACGGGCGATGAGCGACATGAACGGCAGGATGGGTCCCCGCGGCGGTGGCGGCGGCGGCCCGAAGGGCGGACCGCGCGCCGGCGGGCGGCGTCGCTTCCTCTTCCGTCGCCGGAAGTACTGCAAGTTCTGCGAGGAGAAGTCGCGCTGGATCGACTACAAGGACCTGCGCACCCTCCAGAACTACATCCCCGAGCGCGCGAAGGTCCTCCCTCGCCGCATCTCGGGAACCTGCGCCAAGCACCAGCGCCAGCTCATGCAGGCGATCAAGCGCGCCCGCTGCATCGCGCTGATCCCGTTCACCGCGGACTAGACGGAGGCGGACGTGAAGGTCGTATTGCGCCAGGACGTCGACAACCTCGGCGACCGCGGGCAGGTGGTGAACGTCGCCCCCGGGTATGCCCGCAATTTCCTCCTCCCCAAGGGGTACGCCCTCGAGGCGACCGAAGGGAACCTCCGGACCGTCCAGCTCCAGCGGAAGGTCTGGGAGAAGCGTGAGGCCAAGGAGGCCGACGGCGCGAGGCAGATCGCCGCGCGCATCGCCGCGGTCAAGCTCTCGATCACCAAGAAGGCGGGGGAGAACAACACCCTCTACGGCTCGGTGACGTCGACCGAGATCGCCGAGCTCCTCCACGCGCAGGGGATCGAGATCGATCGTCGCCGCATCCAGCTGAAGGACCCGATCCGCAGCGTCGGCGCCTTCAAGGTGCCGATCAAGATCCACCGCCAGGTCGTCGCCGAGGCGGATCTCGAGGTGGTCGCCGAGGCGGTCGCGGAGTAGGCCGTGGCCGCCGCGGGCGAAGCGGTCTCCATGCCCCGGCAGATCGGGGCGCTCGTCGCCGGTTGGATCCTCCCGGGGGCGGGGCATGCCGTGCTCGGACGGTATCGACGCGCGGTCCTGTTCGGGGTCGTCGTTCTCGGATCGTTCGGCATGGGCCTCGCGCACGACGGCCGGCTCGCGCTGCGCCTCCCCGAGGACCGCTTCCTGACGACCCTACAGGTCGTCGCGAACGTGGGCGTCGGGCCCCTCGACGCCTTCGCCCGGCAGTCGGTCTACGGGAAGGCCGTCTGGGCGGTCGGCGAAGTCGCGACGAGCGAGCGCGAGGACCTGCGACGGATCCTGCGCGATCGCCTGCGCTCCCCCCTCTCCGCCTACGGCACGGCCTACCTCTGGACGGCGGGTCTCATGAACCTGCTGCTGCTGCTCGACCTGTGGGACATCGGTCGGGGGCGAAAGCCGTGATCCACAGCCACGTCGTGCATCTGTTCGTCTACGCGGCGCTCGTGGCGACCTTCTTCGCCGTGCTGGTCCGCCGGGGACGCAGGGCCCAGGTGCGTTTCGCGGCGCTGACCTTCGCGGCGATGGTGGGCGGGGCCCTGGGGCTGGCCTACCTGATGTTCCCGTTCCCGAAGTGACGCACGGCCGCCCCCGCGCCGTCTGGATCCCCGTGCTCGTCTGCGCGGCGGTCTTCTTCGCCGTCGCCATGCAGCGGGACATGGGAGCGGTCGGCCGCATCTGGGACAAGGCGGTCCACGCGACGGGGTACGCGCTGTTCGGGGTGCTGGCGCTGCGCGCGGCCCACGGCGGCTGGCGGGACCCGGCGCGCGGAGCGGTGGCCCTCGCGGGGGCGGTGACGATCGGACACGGCGCGTGCGTGGAGATCCTCCAGGCGTTCGTACCCTGGCGGGAGGCGAGCGTGGGCGACGTCGCCGCCGACGCCCTGGGGTTCGCGATCGGCCTCGCGCTTTACGCGGCGTATCCGCGCCGCGCGGACTGAGGAGGGACGATGCAGAGACGTTACGCGATCGTTGCGGGGGACGGGATCGGCGTCGACGTGACGCGCGAGGCCGTCCGCGTCCTCGAGGCGGCGTCGAAGGCGTTCTCCGTGCCCATCGAGCTCGAGTCGTTCGACCTCGGCGCGGAGCGGTACCTCGCCACCGGCGTCTCGATGCCGGAGGGGATGTTCGACACGTTCCGGACCTTCGACGCGATCTTCATGGGCGCCTTCGGCGACCCGCGCGTGCCGGACATGAAACACGCGGCGGACATCCTCCTGGGGACCCGTTTCCGGATGGACCTTTACGCGAACCTGCGCCCGGTTCGATGCCTCCACGACCGGCTGTGCCCCCTCAAGAACTACAAGGCCGAGGACGTGGACTTCGTCGTCTTCCGCGAGAACACCGAGGGGGCCTACGTCGGCATGGGCGGGATCTTCAAGAAGGGGACTCCCGACGAAATCGGCGTCCAGGAGGACGTCAACACCCGCAAGGG from Candidatus Polarisedimenticolaceae bacterium encodes the following:
- a CDS encoding tetratricopeptide repeat protein, with the translated sequence MLIVALLLAAGTVPPAAPVAHSANAPGKVENTVLRRGDAYGWLIQARMSLQRGRSLDVVRAVQEATTLLPADADLKAEGSALLLGAGRREAAEAMAREALAAKPRQATALRVLADLSANRAIANGDTAARDEAIALYDRLAAEPQADDGFQNMAARLKLQAGDAAGAVAMARRAATARPGDPISAGLLAEALAAEGKNGEAVEAIGAWIAQNPDEPFLMPRFQDLVRRTGEWERALPTLDAVLAATPDDREVLAFRGEARAKVGRYAEAIEDLEVAAKGPDAGAYAKFQLASAYVSVKRLAEAAELATALAAEGGDNPVPFLLAAEVAGMRGDDAGAAEAWGLALERYAARGPQAADRRDECRLRRAAALRAIERYDEAERTLAELEAPDTPDAIEARAQLALDRGDDAAAAPLAASLRAKGEAATAAAIEARSLARAKDVAGATARWREVIAAYGNRARAQAAFALREAGFAKEGEALLREWTLAAPEDAEARFRLGSFLEREGRFTAAESELREAIRLAPTDPEALNYLGYSLIDRNERVEEGLALVRRALAVDPHNGGFLDSLGWGLFRLGRAAEAREPMERAAAEFPFDATVLDHLGDVYRKLGEVGKARDAWKRALESRPDDPAPIRKKLDSVRVPGAH
- the ispE gene encoding 4-(cytidine 5'-diphospho)-2-C-methyl-D-erythritol kinase; this translates as MRVGCPAKVNLHLEVLGRRSDGFHELRTLLQTIDLWDFLDAEPDTDLSMTCDDPALPCDDSNLVLRAARRLRERLGPGPGARLRLRKGIPAGGGLGGGSSDAAGALLLLDRLWEGGLPREALAELAAGVGSDCPFFLWGGTAIGTGRGERIEPLTPGPTRDLVLGFPPYGIPTAEVYRRFAALTPPAGGVTVPALLTKCSPVKDFGAARNDLERAVLEGWPELGAFRARLLVEGARLALVSGSGSTVFGLFDDASAAIRAAANAAGAFPSWRVGTSRTVARGVGFEPESS
- the spoVG gene encoding septation regulator SpoVG — its product is MTVTDVKVFPVAEDKLKAFASVVFDDCFVVSDIKIIQGVHGLFVSMPSKRRKNGTFRDIAHPLNTDTRKMIEERIIEKYRESVATGVPAGADDVALRPLDWEA
- a CDS encoding ribose-phosphate pyrophosphokinase → MMKSELKIFSGNGNPRLAQAICDYLRLPLGQIRLTRFSDGEIYCQLLENVRGTDVFVVQPTCHPVNENLMEMLITADALKRSSAARVTAVIPYYGYARQDRKDKPRVPISAKLCADLLTAAGVQRILAVDLHAPAIQGFFDVPVDHLLAAPVLLEWIERQGLDDLVIVSPDAGGVERARFFAKKLGAGLVIIDKRRVEANVAETMNVIGEPEGKNCVIVDDLVDTAGTLVGTVKALKDKGASRIFACFSHAVLSGPAMERLAASDLERVVVTDTIPLPEDKARDPKLQVLSVASLLGEAIARIHSNSSVSSLFV
- a CDS encoding 50S ribosomal protein L25, which encodes MIQNIVVQVEERKSGGSNAAGRIRREGKVPGIVYGLGLDPFPVAVDSRRVEEILHLETGRNTIFTLQLAGQDRSRAVMIRALQRDPVTDRMIHVDFVRVDLEKKIRVQVPIRAVGIAEGVKNEGGLLEYVHRTVEVECLPGSIPEALEVDVTALHLNQNVSVADLKLAEGVEVLDDPETILVVVAAPREEEVAPVEAAAATTAEPEVIKKGKEATEEGEKKGEKK
- the pth gene encoding aminoacyl-tRNA hydrolase — protein: MKIVVGLGNPGDKYRATRHNVGFRAVDLLAERHGGTFEAKGDLGDKAWTARVTLAGAPVVLAKPRTFMNRSGSAVLALLRKYPVEPKTDLIVVFDDADLELGKVRVRPEGGHGGQNGMRSILEVIGTREFLRVKLGIKGVSRLESDLADYVLGPFDPEERPVVENMIVAGADAVEALVASAPGFC
- the rpsF gene encoding 30S ribosomal protein S6; amino-acid sequence: MRSYETIFITLPTLTDDEEKSVVDHLAQVVVDSGGSLAIRDRMGRRRLAYPISKHEDGVYTRFIYDAEPAVPKELDRRLRISDKVLRHMTIFMEPEWAQFSKEQHERDLVARAEAEAARAAGIVPAEPTGDLDEENVRGRRDDAGDDGDDEEYGR
- the rplI gene encoding 50S ribosomal protein L9, coding for MKVVLRQDVDNLGDRGQVVNVAPGYARNFLLPKGYALEATEGNLRTVQLQRKVWEKREAKEADGARQIAARIAAVKLSITKKAGENNTLYGSVTSTEIAELLHAQGIEIDRRRIQLKDPIRSVGAFKVPIKIHRQVVAEADLEVVAEAVAE
- a CDS encoding DUF6677 family protein; amino-acid sequence: MAAAGEAVSMPRQIGALVAGWILPGAGHAVLGRYRRAVLFGVVVLGSFGMGLAHDGRLALRLPEDRFLTTLQVVANVGVGPLDAFARQSVYGKAVWAVGEVATSEREDLRRILRDRLRSPLSAYGTAYLWTAGLMNLLLLLDLWDIGRGRKP
- a CDS encoding VanZ family protein, whose protein sequence is MTHGRPRAVWIPVLVCAAVFFAVAMQRDMGAVGRIWDKAVHATGYALFGVLALRAAHGGWRDPARGAVALAGAVTIGHGACVEILQAFVPWREASVGDVAADALGFAIGLALYAAYPRRAD